Proteins from one Elusimicrobiota bacterium genomic window:
- a CDS encoding PIG-L family deacetylase, whose amino-acid sequence MSRRILVVAAHPDDQVLGCGGTIARLVKEGHEAFCLILGEGATSRDERRHRSKRIREISDLKKQTLNANRILGIKRGFSFDFPDNRFDTVPLLDIVKAIEKVKAEVEPQLLFTHHAGDLNIDHRVTYEAVLTATRPIASEPVRELYSFEVQSSTEWAYPCTFCPEVFYDIAATMKQKLAAMREYSAELREPPHPRSLDGIKACASTWGFKTGTVYAEAFQAIRVLR is encoded by the coding sequence GTGAGCAGAAGAATACTTGTCGTGGCGGCGCATCCGGATGATCAGGTCCTCGGGTGCGGGGGGACGATTGCGCGCTTGGTCAAGGAAGGACACGAGGCCTTCTGCCTGATTCTCGGCGAAGGCGCGACCTCAAGGGATGAACGCAGGCACAGAAGCAAGAGGATTCGGGAAATATCAGATTTGAAGAAGCAGACCTTGAATGCGAATCGAATCCTGGGCATCAAGAGGGGCTTCTCGTTCGACTTCCCGGACAACCGTTTCGATACAGTGCCATTGCTGGACATTGTGAAGGCCATAGAGAAGGTCAAGGCCGAGGTCGAACCGCAGTTGCTGTTCACGCACCATGCGGGGGATTTGAACATCGACCATCGGGTGACCTACGAGGCGGTCCTTACCGCCACGAGGCCCATTGCGAGCGAACCGGTGAGGGAACTGTATTCCTTTGAGGTCCAATCTTCGACCGAGTGGGCTTATCCCTGCACATTCTGTCCCGAGGTTTTCTACGACATCGCGGCGACCATGAAGCAGAAGCTCGCGGCCATGCGGGAATACTCGGCTGAATTGAGGGAGCCCCCGCATCCGAGATCCTTGGATGGGATCAAGGCTTGCGCGTCCACCTGGGGGTTCAAGACCGGGACTGTTTACGCGGAAGCTTTCCAGGCCATCAGGGTGCTGCGCTGA
- a CDS encoding class I SAM-dependent methyltransferase, which yields MGFSKEWDDRYRENTQMSIWPWSDLVSYVRRYAAPKGASFKVLELGCGAGANIPFFRHLGVDYYAIEGSEFIVRKLWEAFPDYKARIVTGDFTAEIPFEGSFDLIVDRSSLTHATTSGIKNALKMILARLNPGGKFIGIDWFSTQHSDSRKGTHQEDEYTRFGIAEGQFAGVGCVHFSDKKHIVDLFSGFRIRVMEHKVVRKEIPHDEHVFASWNFVAVKEAA from the coding sequence ATGGGTTTCTCGAAGGAGTGGGACGACCGGTATCGGGAGAACACCCAGATGAGCATCTGGCCTTGGTCGGACTTGGTTTCCTACGTGAGGCGCTACGCTGCCCCCAAGGGCGCTTCCTTCAAGGTCCTGGAGTTGGGGTGTGGAGCGGGCGCCAATATCCCCTTCTTCCGGCATCTTGGTGTCGACTACTACGCGATAGAAGGTAGCGAATTCATTGTCAGGAAACTTTGGGAGGCCTTCCCCGACTACAAGGCCAGGATCGTCACGGGCGATTTTACGGCGGAGATTCCTTTCGAGGGCTCGTTCGATTTGATCGTCGACCGCTCGTCGCTGACCCACGCGACCACTTCCGGGATCAAGAACGCCTTGAAGATGATTCTCGCCCGCTTGAATCCAGGGGGGAAGTTCATCGGGATCGATTGGTTTTCGACCCAGCATTCGGACTCGCGGAAGGGGACCCATCAGGAGGACGAATACACACGCTTCGGGATAGCGGAAGGTCAATTCGCCGGCGTAGGCTGCGTCCATTTTTCCGATAAAAAACACATAGTGGATCTTTTCTCCGGTTTTCGGATCCGGGTCATGGAGCACAAGGTCGTCAGGAAGGAAATCCCTCATGATGAGCACGTGTTCGCGAGCTGGAATTTCGTGGCAGTGAAGGAGGCGGCGTGA
- a CDS encoding class I SAM-dependent methyltransferase: MNKTINRTSQELDYAKGMDVFFNRASGSLTDKLANFPRFVSRQALATFLYKYEIFQKVLDVHGSILEFGVFRGGGAFSFAQLSAILEPYNYQRRIIGFDTFEGFPEVSEKDAIHGSKTGPKKGDFYTTKGFDQELAENVALFDKNRFLNHVEKISFVKGDINETLPRFLKENRHLVVSLAYFDLDIHEPTKKALQMILPMIPKGGIIAFDELNNPQWPGETEALAATLGINKFRLQKLPFEPCRSYCVIE; the protein is encoded by the coding sequence ATGAACAAAACCATCAACAGGACAAGCCAGGAACTGGACTACGCTAAAGGGATGGATGTTTTTTTCAACAGGGCGAGTGGTTCTCTCACGGACAAGCTGGCCAATTTCCCCCGGTTCGTGAGCCGCCAGGCTCTGGCGACCTTCCTCTACAAGTACGAGATTTTTCAGAAGGTCCTCGACGTTCATGGTTCTATCCTGGAATTTGGTGTCTTCCGAGGAGGTGGGGCCTTCTCGTTCGCGCAACTCAGTGCGATTCTGGAGCCCTATAACTATCAACGCAGGATCATTGGATTCGACACCTTCGAAGGCTTCCCAGAGGTCAGCGAGAAAGACGCAATTCACGGCTCGAAGACCGGCCCGAAGAAGGGCGATTTCTACACCACCAAGGGATTTGACCAAGAATTGGCGGAGAATGTCGCCCTGTTCGATAAGAACCGTTTCCTAAATCACGTCGAGAAGATCTCCTTCGTAAAAGGAGACATCAACGAGACCTTGCCTCGGTTCCTCAAAGAGAACCGCCACCTCGTGGTCTCCCTGGCCTATTTTGACCTCGACATCCATGAGCCCACGAAGAAGGCTCTCCAGATGATTCTTCCCATGATCCCCAAAGGCGGTATCATCGCTTTCGACGAACTTAATAACCCTCAGTGGCCGGGAGAGACGGAGGCGCTGGCCGCGACCTTGGGAATCAATAAGTTCCGTCTGCAAAAGCTCCCCTTCGAGCCATGCCGAAGTTATTGCGTAATCGAATAG
- a CDS encoding WbqC family protein: MILTAHQPVYLPWLGLFHKIALSDAFCSFDDVQYLKRDWNSRNQIKTASGPIWLTVPVLSTGHREKPIREIEIDNSSDWRRKHWKSIHLNYKKAPYFSRYADYFEEVYRTDWKYLTDLNEAMLKWFLKELGIKAHFHKASDLHFEGHKSGLVLDMCRKMHADLYIFGILGKDYAKEDEFSPAGIKIYFQDYKHPVYPQLHGDFVPYMSIIDLLFNCGDSSFDILMSGNIAKCELPDIWEGQ, from the coding sequence ATGATTCTTACTGCCCATCAGCCGGTCTATCTGCCTTGGCTCGGGTTGTTCCACAAGATTGCCCTCAGCGATGCATTCTGCAGTTTTGATGATGTCCAATACCTGAAAAGGGACTGGAACAGCAGGAACCAGATCAAGACTGCGAGTGGCCCGATATGGCTCACAGTCCCGGTCCTATCAACCGGACATCGAGAGAAGCCCATACGTGAAATTGAGATTGACAATTCATCAGATTGGCGGAGAAAGCACTGGAAGTCGATCCATCTGAACTACAAGAAGGCCCCCTACTTCAGCAGGTACGCTGATTACTTCGAGGAGGTTTATAGGACCGACTGGAAATATCTGACGGATTTAAACGAGGCAATGCTGAAGTGGTTCCTAAAGGAGCTGGGAATCAAGGCCCATTTCCACAAGGCTTCGGATCTCCACTTCGAGGGCCATAAATCCGGCCTCGTCCTAGATATGTGCAGAAAGATGCACGCGGACCTGTACATCTTCGGGATCCTTGGCAAGGATTACGCTAAGGAGGACGAGTTCTCCCCTGCGGGCATCAAGATCTACTTCCAAGACTACAAGCACCCCGTTTATCCTCAACTGCACGGCGACTTCGTCCCATATATGAGCATCATCGACCTGTTGTTCAATTGCGGCGACAGCAGTTTTGATATCTTGATGAGTGGGAACATCGCCAAGTGCGAATTGCCGGACATCTGGGAGGGCCAATGA
- a CDS encoding DegT/DnrJ/EryC1/StrS family aminotransferase — MMIDIPHNRPTLGTEESCAAARVLESGWVAQGKEVEALEDEFCAFLGLPAGHAVALSSGTAALFLALWVLDARGKKILFPAYCCSALRHATAMAGGHEVIADIADGSPNIDVKAINSITADIAIIAHMYGLPADVSVVKIPVIEDCAQALGASVDGAPVGLRGEIGIFSFYATKLITSGGQGGMIVSKTRTLADAVRDYRQFDCRRDAKARFNFQMTDLQAAIGRVQLSRLPGFLDARARIFDKYRRSGMELLDVPSRGPQRLSPARYRAVLKTESPERTLKSLEEVGIGAIVPINDWELLGRPDSLPKALGLTRMTVSLPIYPSLPDEAVERVIAAIGKN; from the coding sequence ATGATGATTGATATTCCTCATAACAGGCCGACCCTGGGCACGGAAGAGTCATGCGCTGCCGCCAGAGTGTTGGAGTCCGGTTGGGTGGCACAGGGCAAGGAAGTCGAGGCATTAGAGGATGAGTTTTGCGCGTTCCTGGGATTGCCGGCCGGGCATGCTGTGGCCTTGTCGAGCGGCACCGCAGCTTTGTTCTTGGCGTTGTGGGTTCTGGATGCCCGGGGCAAGAAGATCCTCTTCCCCGCCTATTGCTGCTCGGCGTTGCGGCATGCTACGGCCATGGCGGGGGGGCATGAGGTGATTGCAGACATCGCCGATGGTTCCCCCAACATCGATGTGAAAGCCATCAACTCCATCACCGCGGACATCGCCATCATTGCGCATATGTATGGTTTGCCAGCGGATGTCTCAGTTGTAAAAATTCCGGTCATTGAAGACTGCGCCCAGGCTTTAGGGGCATCCGTGGACGGTGCGCCGGTCGGATTGCGCGGAGAAATCGGGATATTTTCATTCTATGCGACCAAGCTCATCACCAGCGGGGGACAAGGTGGGATGATTGTTTCAAAGACCCGCACGTTGGCCGATGCCGTCAGGGACTACCGTCAATTCGACTGCCGGCGAGATGCCAAGGCTCGGTTCAATTTTCAGATGACGGATTTGCAGGCGGCCATCGGAAGGGTGCAGTTGAGCAGGCTCCCCGGATTTCTGGATGCAAGGGCCCGGATTTTCGACAAGTATAGGCGTTCTGGGATGGAACTGCTGGATGTGCCATCTCGGGGTCCCCAGCGTCTGTCTCCTGCCAGATACCGAGCGGTGCTGAAGACCGAGTCTCCTGAGAGGACATTAAAATCCCTCGAGGAAGTCGGCATCGGAGCCATCGTGCCGATCAATGACTGGGAACTGCTTGGCCGGCCTGATTCGCTTCCTAAAGCTCTGGGACTGACCAGGATGACGGTCTCTTTGCCAATCTATCCGTCACTGCCGGACGAGGCGGTCGAGCGAGTCATCGCGGCGATTGGAAAGAACTGA
- a CDS encoding N-acetylneuraminate synthase family protein, producing the protein MSGVKIGRFMIANYGMPFVVAEAGINHNGELAKAFRMIWVAKKAGADAIKFQTFKAEEFVADPRQMFTYRSQGRKVTESMLKMFKRYEFSVGQWKALKRECDAAGIMFLSTPQNPSDLGVLLGLGVKAIKVGSDDFTNIPLLKTYAKTGLPIILSCGMSDMAEVRQSLDAVGAMRGCPTILLVCTSQYPTPLCDANLLRIRTLAKAFPRILIGYSDHTQGPLASSLAVALGACFLEKHFTLDHDLPGPDHWFSADQQGLAVWVKAIRDSFSMLGDGIVKPTKTERANKREFQRIVVALKDISGGEAFCDENIGMRRIPGGRGLLPNRFESLIGKRARRVYAKGSPIGA; encoded by the coding sequence ATGAGTGGCGTCAAGATTGGCAGGTTCATGATCGCCAATTATGGGATGCCCTTTGTCGTCGCCGAAGCCGGCATCAATCATAACGGCGAGCTTGCAAAGGCCTTCCGAATGATCTGGGTAGCAAAGAAGGCGGGCGCCGATGCCATCAAGTTCCAGACCTTCAAGGCCGAGGAGTTCGTCGCCGACCCTCGGCAGATGTTTACCTATCGTTCTCAGGGCCGGAAGGTCACCGAGTCCATGTTAAAGATGTTCAAGAGATACGAATTCTCGGTGGGTCAATGGAAAGCGCTCAAGAGGGAATGCGACGCGGCAGGCATCATGTTCTTGTCTACACCCCAGAATCCTTCTGACCTCGGTGTTCTTCTGGGGCTCGGAGTGAAAGCCATCAAGGTCGGGTCGGACGATTTTACGAATATCCCGCTGCTCAAAACCTATGCCAAAACCGGCCTGCCTATCATCCTGTCTTGCGGGATGTCGGATATGGCGGAGGTCCGGCAATCCTTGGACGCGGTGGGGGCGATGAGGGGATGTCCCACGATACTCTTGGTTTGCACATCACAATATCCGACGCCTCTTTGCGACGCCAACCTGCTACGGATTCGGACGCTGGCAAAGGCTTTCCCGAGGATCCTGATAGGTTATTCTGACCACACCCAAGGTCCTCTGGCGTCCTCCCTGGCCGTCGCGCTGGGCGCCTGCTTCCTAGAGAAGCATTTTACCTTGGACCACGACCTGCCCGGGCCCGACCATTGGTTCTCCGCGGACCAGCAGGGCCTTGCCGTGTGGGTCAAGGCGATCCGAGATTCCTTCTCGATGCTGGGAGACGGCATCGTCAAGCCCACGAAAACTGAAAGGGCCAATAAGCGAGAGTTCCAACGAATTGTCGTGGCCCTGAAGGATATCTCGGGGGGGGAGGCATTTTGCGACGAGAACATCGGGATGCGGCGGATTCCCGGAGGGAGGGGGCTTCTTCCGAACCGTTTCGAATCACTGATTGGGAAACGTGCAAGACGGGTCTATGCAAAAGGGAGCCCCATCGGCGCATGA
- a CDS encoding glycosyltransferase codes for MKVLIITEGGGDIGFGHVSRCMAIRAAFAEQGVTPELIVNGDKELSRMAEDDGFRVQDWLHGPEQLAQSLEDADIALIDSYLAGPGFYTDVSRMARLPVYLDDCLRLSYPAGVVVNGAILAEGLDYPQRRDVEYLLGVRYFPLRHEFWEVPPLRPREQVRNIMVTFGGSDSAGLTPMTLGCLAEHAPDARKRVVIGKWFKNISEIERAGDPNTEFYHTPDADGMRELMLVSDLAISSGGQTLYELARVGLPTIAIAEADNQLNNVRGWEKTGFIFYAGRCVDAGLAKSVLTGFQLLQSQTSRSERNRIGRGSMDGEGARRLVNRLLSLARTRAQGLPS; via the coding sequence ATGAAGGTGCTCATCATCACCGAGGGTGGAGGAGACATCGGATTTGGGCATGTCAGTCGCTGCATGGCGATTCGTGCGGCCTTCGCGGAGCAGGGAGTGACTCCGGAACTGATAGTCAATGGGGATAAGGAGTTGTCCCGCATGGCGGAAGATGATGGTTTCCGAGTGCAGGATTGGCTGCATGGGCCGGAACAACTCGCGCAGTCGCTTGAGGATGCGGATATCGCCTTGATTGATTCCTATCTGGCGGGCCCGGGTTTCTATACCGATGTCTCGCGAATGGCGCGGCTACCGGTCTATCTTGATGATTGCCTGCGTCTCAGCTATCCCGCCGGCGTGGTGGTCAACGGGGCCATCCTAGCGGAGGGACTGGATTACCCGCAACGCCGCGATGTCGAGTATCTGCTGGGAGTCCGGTATTTCCCCCTGCGCCACGAGTTCTGGGAAGTCCCGCCCTTGCGCCCCAGGGAGCAGGTCCGGAACATCATGGTCACCTTTGGCGGGTCGGATTCGGCCGGTCTGACGCCCATGACCCTGGGATGCTTGGCGGAACACGCTCCGGATGCCCGCAAGAGAGTCGTCATCGGCAAGTGGTTCAAGAACATATCCGAGATCGAGAGGGCTGGCGACCCGAACACCGAGTTCTACCACACTCCTGACGCGGACGGGATGAGGGAACTCATGCTTGTCTCGGATCTGGCGATTTCATCCGGCGGACAGACTCTGTATGAACTAGCCAGAGTGGGGCTTCCGACCATCGCTATCGCCGAGGCCGATAACCAACTCAACAATGTTCGGGGCTGGGAGAAGACGGGGTTCATCTTCTATGCGGGCCGTTGCGTAGATGCAGGTTTAGCCAAGTCCGTTTTGACCGGGTTTCAACTTTTGCAGAGCCAGACGAGCAGATCGGAAAGAAATCGGATTGGGAGGGGGTCCATGGACGGTGAAGGTGCCCGTCGGTTGGTCAACCGACTGCTGTCTCTCGCGCGGACGCGCGCCCAGGGGCTGCCGTCATGA
- a CDS encoding glycosyltransferase family protein — protein sequence MKTGIIIQARTSSTRLPGKVLKDLPFGSGITVLEQVIRRAKKSKKADAIIIATTEGKEDDPIVKIAQKEGARFFRGSRDDVLSRYHLAAQENGLDVIVRITSDCPCIDPQIIDAVISRHIRGSCDYTYNQFFAHGLDVEVCSSVALETAFRNARKDCEREHVTVYMQESHPERFKIGVVKAGKTLRRPGIRITLDTEEDYLLLCAVYDYLYPKNRYFDAREIVRLFGMHPWLSSINAGTYQKIAIKSVRHEIREAARFLKLYGFPEAARLLKRHRP from the coding sequence ATGAAGACAGGAATTATCATACAGGCAAGGACTTCCTCCACCAGGCTGCCGGGGAAAGTCCTCAAAGACCTTCCGTTCGGCAGCGGGATCACTGTATTGGAGCAGGTCATTCGCCGGGCAAAGAAGTCGAAGAAGGCGGATGCGATTATCATCGCAACGACTGAAGGGAAAGAAGATGATCCCATCGTGAAGATAGCCCAAAAGGAAGGGGCGCGGTTTTTCAGGGGCAGCCGGGATGACGTTCTGAGCAGATACCATTTGGCCGCCCAAGAAAACGGGCTCGATGTGATAGTCCGGATAACCTCGGATTGTCCATGCATCGATCCGCAGATAATCGACGCGGTGATTAGTCGGCACATACGCGGTTCATGCGATTACACCTATAATCAGTTTTTTGCGCATGGGTTGGACGTGGAAGTTTGTTCGTCCGTTGCGTTGGAAACCGCTTTCCGAAATGCACGCAAGGATTGTGAAAGAGAGCATGTCACGGTCTATATGCAAGAAAGCCACCCCGAACGGTTCAAAATAGGGGTGGTCAAGGCCGGCAAGACGCTCCGCCGGCCGGGAATAAGGATTACGCTGGATACGGAGGAGGATTATCTTCTGCTTTGCGCGGTCTATGACTATCTTTATCCGAAAAACAGATACTTTGACGCCCGGGAAATAGTCCGTCTTTTCGGGATGCATCCATGGCTTTCGTCGATAAACGCCGGGACTTATCAAAAGATTGCCATAAAGAGCGTCCGGCATGAAATCCGCGAGGCGGCAAGATTCCTTAAGCTGTATGGTTTCCCCGAGGCGGCTCGGCTCCTGAAGCGACACCGGCCCTAA
- a CDS encoding glycosyltransferase family 4 protein, whose translation MTSTLLFSFAAGLAGAWFMARYGFTLRLADAPNPRSSHSSAVPKGGGIGILLAFLVVSWMAHAPARFMIPAAAIALIGLIGDRTHIDPKVRLAAQFTAALFSLSGAGLNPLSTVLAAIFVVGTANFFNFMDGINGIAGITGIVGFGLLGAFVHQRAPGDPLAGVAFGLAAACAGFLPFNFPRAKVFMGDVGSVLLGYVFGYAAVRSSASPADFACLCAFLFMFYADELTTMLVRLRAGEDLFVAHRRHYYQLLANERGIPHWRVSAGYGLVQLCVGACAWWAMRHGIWHLLGFLSAAFAVFCGFSFGLRRRLPTKT comes from the coding sequence ATGACCTCCACCCTGCTTTTCAGTTTCGCGGCAGGCCTGGCTGGAGCGTGGTTCATGGCGCGCTATGGGTTCACACTGCGCTTGGCGGATGCCCCCAATCCGCGGAGCTCACACTCCTCCGCGGTTCCCAAGGGCGGGGGCATCGGCATACTGCTGGCATTCCTTGTCGTCAGTTGGATGGCACACGCCCCCGCGCGTTTCATGATCCCGGCAGCCGCGATCGCCCTGATCGGCCTTATCGGCGATAGGACGCATATCGACCCGAAGGTCCGCCTCGCAGCGCAATTCACTGCCGCGCTCTTCTCGTTGAGCGGCGCAGGGTTGAATCCCCTATCCACAGTTCTTGCGGCAATCTTTGTGGTCGGGACGGCCAACTTTTTCAACTTCATGGACGGCATCAACGGCATCGCCGGGATAACAGGAATAGTGGGGTTCGGCCTGCTCGGGGCCTTTGTCCACCAGCGGGCGCCGGGTGACCCCCTGGCTGGGGTCGCTTTCGGATTGGCCGCCGCTTGCGCCGGATTCCTCCCATTCAACTTCCCCCGCGCCAAGGTATTCATGGGCGACGTCGGCAGCGTCCTGCTCGGGTATGTGTTCGGATATGCCGCCGTACGGTCGAGCGCGAGCCCCGCCGACTTCGCCTGCTTATGCGCCTTTCTGTTCATGTTCTATGCGGATGAGTTGACGACGATGCTGGTCCGTCTGAGGGCAGGAGAGGATCTGTTCGTGGCTCACCGCCGGCATTACTACCAACTCCTGGCCAACGAGCGCGGGATCCCGCACTGGAGGGTCTCGGCAGGATACGGCCTGGTTCAACTCTGTGTGGGCGCCTGCGCCTGGTGGGCGATGCGTCACGGCATCTGGCACCTTCTGGGGTTCCTCTCTGCTGCCTTTGCCGTTTTCTGCGGATTCAGTTTCGGCCTTCGGCGACGCCTGCCGACAAAAACCTGA